Proteins from a single region of Acidovorax sp. NCPPB 3576:
- the ada gene encoding bifunctional DNA-binding transcriptional regulator/O6-methylguanine-DNA methyltransferase Ada codes for MASRPHSCPTPRTISPAAQRAAATQADPRWAAVAARDAQADGRFVYSVRTTGVYCRPSCAARPARPENVDLHATAEAAERAGFRPCRRCHPDQPIGFDPHAETVARLCRLIEASEPPPSLDALAQAAGLSPHHLHRVFKAATGLTPRAYAAAHRAGKLRDGLPHAGTVTEALYAAGYGSQGRFYEEAGRVLGMAPSRYRTGGAQVRIRFAVGQCSLGAVLAAASERGLCALLLGDDPDALVRDLQDRFPRAELLGADAAFEQWMAQVIGFVDAPRRGLALPLDVQGTVFQQRVWTALQAIAPGETASYAQIAERIGAPRAVRAVAQACGANALAVAIPCHRVVRTDGALSGYRWGVERKRALLDKEAQA; via the coding sequence ATGGCTTCCCGCCCCCACTCCTGCCCCACCCCCCGCACCATTTCCCCAGCGGCGCAGCGCGCCGCCGCCACACAGGCCGATCCCAGGTGGGCCGCCGTCGCGGCACGGGACGCCCAGGCCGATGGCCGCTTCGTCTATTCGGTCCGCACCACCGGCGTGTATTGCCGGCCCTCGTGCGCCGCACGGCCCGCGCGGCCGGAAAACGTGGACCTCCACGCCACGGCCGAGGCGGCGGAGCGCGCCGGCTTCCGGCCCTGCCGGCGCTGCCATCCGGACCAGCCCATCGGATTCGATCCGCATGCCGAAACGGTGGCGCGGCTGTGCCGCCTGATCGAAGCCAGCGAGCCTCCGCCCTCGCTGGACGCGCTGGCGCAAGCCGCCGGGCTCAGTCCGCACCACCTGCACCGCGTGTTCAAGGCGGCCACCGGCCTCACGCCGCGCGCCTACGCCGCGGCGCACCGTGCGGGAAAGCTGCGCGACGGCCTGCCCCACGCCGGCACGGTGACCGAGGCCCTCTATGCCGCGGGCTACGGCTCGCAGGGGCGCTTTTACGAAGAGGCCGGCCGCGTGCTCGGCATGGCGCCCAGCCGCTACCGCACGGGGGGCGCACAGGTGCGCATCCGCTTCGCGGTGGGCCAGTGCAGCCTGGGCGCGGTGCTGGCAGCGGCCAGCGAGCGGGGCCTGTGCGCCCTGCTGCTGGGCGACGACCCCGACGCGCTGGTGCGCGATCTGCAGGACCGCTTTCCGCGCGCGGAACTGCTCGGGGCCGATGCCGCGTTCGAGCAGTGGATGGCGCAGGTGATCGGCTTCGTCGATGCGCCCCGGCGCGGGCTGGCCTTGCCGCTGGACGTGCAGGGCACGGTGTTCCAGCAGCGGGTATGGACCGCGTTGCAGGCCATCGCACCCGGCGAGACGGCCAGCTACGCGCAGATCGCCGAGCGCATCGGCGCGCCGCGCGCGGTGCGGGCCGTGGCCCAGGCCTGCGGGGCCAATGCCCTGGCCGTGGCCATTCCGTGCCACCGCGTGGTGCGCACCGACGGCGCGCTCTCCGGCTACCGCTGGGGCGTGGAGCGCAAGCGGGCGCTGCTCGACAAGGAGGCCCAGGCGTGA
- a CDS encoding DsbA family oxidoreductase — translation MTTTPAPATPVPLKIDFVSDVSCPWCAIGLHALERALGRLDGTVAAQLHFQPFELNPQMAPQGQDIAEHLAEKYGATPEQSQRNREAIAERGAALGFTFDMGQRSRIYNTFDAHRLLHWAGEEGGEGAQTALKHALFKAYFTDGQSPGDHGVLVRAAAGAGLDAARAQAVLDSGEYADAVREREAFYQQHGIHSVPAVIVNDRHLIQGGQPPEVFEQALRQIAGGQ, via the coding sequence ATGACCACCACCCCGGCCCCTGCCACCCCCGTCCCCCTCAAGATCGATTTCGTCTCCGACGTGTCCTGCCCCTGGTGCGCCATCGGGCTGCATGCGCTGGAGCGGGCCCTGGGCCGGCTGGACGGAACGGTGGCGGCGCAGTTGCACTTCCAGCCGTTCGAGCTGAACCCCCAGATGGCGCCGCAAGGCCAGGACATTGCCGAGCACCTGGCCGAAAAGTACGGTGCCACGCCCGAGCAGTCGCAGCGCAACCGCGAAGCCATCGCCGAACGCGGCGCCGCGCTGGGCTTCACGTTCGACATGGGGCAGCGCAGCCGCATCTACAACACGTTCGATGCGCACCGCCTGCTGCACTGGGCGGGCGAGGAGGGCGGCGAGGGCGCGCAGACGGCCCTGAAGCACGCGCTGTTCAAGGCCTACTTCACCGACGGGCAGAGCCCGGGCGACCATGGCGTGCTGGTGCGTGCGGCGGCCGGCGCCGGCCTGGATGCGGCCCGGGCGCAGGCCGTGCTGGACTCGGGCGAATACGCCGACGCGGTGCGCGAACGCGAGGCGTTCTACCAGCAGCACGGCATCCATTCGGTGCCGGCGGTCATCGTCAACGACCGCCACCTCATCCAGGGCGGCCAGCCGCCGGAGGTGTTCGAGCAGGCGCTGCGCCAGATCGCTGGCGGCCAGTGA
- a CDS encoding CreA family protein, whose translation MTAARRLSNALPRTALALGLAAATLCAQAETIGTVDTAFKLLGRDHDIIVEAYDDPAVQGVTCYVSRARTGGIKGSLGLAEDKAEASIACRQTGPIAFPKPPLKQQDEVFSERISILFKRLRIVRMVDPARNTLVYLTYSDRLIEGSPQNAVTAVPVDRATPIPLKK comes from the coding sequence ATGACCGCCGCCCGCCGCCTCTCCAACGCCCTGCCCCGCACCGCGCTGGCGCTCGGGCTGGCCGCCGCCACGCTGTGCGCCCAGGCCGAGACCATCGGCACCGTGGACACCGCGTTCAAGCTCCTGGGCCGCGACCACGACATCATCGTGGAGGCGTACGACGACCCGGCCGTGCAGGGCGTGACCTGCTACGTGTCTCGCGCCCGCACGGGCGGCATCAAGGGCTCGCTCGGGCTGGCCGAGGACAAGGCCGAGGCCTCCATCGCCTGCCGGCAGACCGGGCCCATCGCCTTCCCGAAGCCGCCGCTCAAGCAGCAGGACGAGGTGTTCAGCGAGCGAATCTCCATTTTGTTCAAGCGCCTGCGCATCGTGCGGATGGTGGACCCGGCCCGCAACACGCTGGTGTACCTGACGTACTCCGACCGGCTCATCGAAGGCTCGCCGCAGAACGCGGTGACCGCCGTGCCGGTGGACCGCGCCACGCCGATTCCGCTCAAGAAGTGA
- the cphA gene encoding cyanophycin synthetase — protein MDVSRTRALRGPNLWSRHTAIEAVVTCAESELAMRQIDGFESRLRALFPAVGVLHPEGSDADVSLAHVLQGAALALQAQAGCPVSFSRTSATTDRGVFQVVVEYSEEAVGRQAFEDAQALIKAAQEGGHFDAEAAVSRLRELDEDERLGPSTGSIVEAAAARGIPWRRLTSGSLVQFGWGSKQRRIQAAEVDSTSAVAESIAQDKDLTKRLLHAAGVPVPLGRPVESVDDAWKAAQEVGLPVVVKPQDGNQGKGVTVNITERAQLDEAFRTAAEYGTVMVERFLPGHDFRLLVVGDQLVAAARREPPQVLGDGERTVRELVHLVNLDPRRGEGHATSLTKIRLDDIAVARLAMQGLTPDAVPAKGQRVILRNNANLSTGGTATDVTDDVHPDVAARAIAAAQMVGLHICGVDMVAENVLQPLEVQGGGFVEVNAAPGLRMHLAPSYGKPRNVGQAMVDKLFANGQDGRIPVVAVTGTNGKTTTARLIAHLFSAQGLRVGMTNTDGVYVNGRQIDSGDCSGPKSARNVLLHPEVDAAVFETARGGILREGLGFDRCQVAVVTNIGAGDHLGLNYITTVDDLAVLKRVIVQNVAPDGYAVLNAADPIVAAMASSTPGKVIYFASDRHHPVMATHRAQGHRSVYMDGESIVAAEGSWRETIHLRDVPITRNGKIGFQVENVMASVAAAWGAGLPWQTIRRGLSGFVNDSDNAPGRFNVMDFKGATVIADYGHNPDAMRALVAAVDALPGNRRSVVISGAGDRRDEDIRDQTVILGAAFDDVILYQDAAQRGRADGEVMALLREGLAGASRTKHIEEIRGEFIAIDSALDRLQPGDLCLVLVDQVEEALAHLAKRCAEVAA, from the coding sequence ATGGACGTATCCCGCACCCGGGCCCTGCGCGGCCCCAATCTCTGGAGCCGCCACACCGCCATCGAGGCCGTGGTGACCTGCGCCGAATCCGAGCTGGCCATGCGCCAGATCGACGGCTTCGAATCCCGGCTGCGCGCGCTGTTTCCCGCCGTCGGCGTGCTGCACCCCGAAGGCAGCGATGCCGATGTGTCCCTGGCCCACGTGCTGCAGGGCGCGGCCCTGGCTCTGCAGGCGCAGGCAGGCTGCCCGGTGAGCTTCAGCCGCACCTCGGCCACCACGGACCGGGGCGTGTTCCAGGTCGTCGTCGAATACAGCGAGGAGGCCGTGGGCCGCCAGGCCTTCGAGGATGCCCAGGCCCTGATCAAGGCCGCGCAAGAAGGCGGCCACTTCGACGCCGAAGCCGCCGTGTCCCGCCTGCGCGAGCTGGACGAGGACGAACGCCTGGGGCCCAGCACGGGCTCCATTGTCGAGGCCGCTGCAGCGCGCGGCATTCCGTGGCGCCGGCTCACGTCGGGCAGCCTGGTGCAGTTCGGCTGGGGCTCCAAGCAGCGCCGCATCCAGGCCGCCGAGGTCGATTCGACCAGCGCCGTGGCCGAATCCATCGCGCAGGACAAGGACCTCACCAAGCGCCTGCTGCACGCCGCCGGCGTGCCCGTGCCGCTGGGCCGCCCGGTCGAGTCGGTGGACGATGCCTGGAAGGCCGCACAGGAAGTCGGCCTTCCCGTGGTGGTCAAGCCCCAGGACGGCAACCAGGGCAAGGGCGTGACGGTGAACATCACCGAACGCGCGCAATTGGACGAGGCCTTCCGCACCGCCGCCGAATACGGCACGGTGATGGTCGAGCGCTTCCTGCCGGGCCATGATTTCCGCCTGCTGGTGGTGGGCGACCAGCTGGTGGCCGCCGCGCGCCGCGAGCCGCCGCAGGTGCTGGGCGACGGCGAGCGCACCGTGCGCGAGCTGGTGCACCTGGTCAACCTCGATCCGCGCCGCGGCGAGGGCCACGCCACCTCGCTCACCAAGATCCGCCTGGACGACATCGCCGTGGCGCGGCTGGCCATGCAGGGCCTCACGCCCGACGCCGTGCCGGCCAAGGGCCAGCGCGTGATCCTGCGCAACAACGCCAACCTGTCCACCGGCGGCACCGCCACCGACGTGACCGACGACGTGCATCCCGACGTGGCGGCCCGCGCCATCGCCGCGGCCCAGATGGTGGGCCTGCACATCTGCGGCGTGGACATGGTGGCCGAGAACGTGCTGCAGCCGCTGGAAGTGCAGGGCGGCGGCTTCGTCGAGGTGAACGCCGCGCCCGGCCTGCGCATGCACCTGGCGCCCAGCTACGGCAAGCCCCGCAATGTGGGCCAGGCCATGGTGGACAAGCTCTTCGCCAACGGCCAGGACGGCCGCATTCCGGTGGTGGCCGTGACCGGCACCAACGGCAAGACCACCACCGCGCGCCTGATCGCGCACCTGTTCTCGGCCCAGGGCCTGCGCGTGGGCATGACCAACACCGACGGCGTGTACGTGAACGGCCGCCAGATCGACAGCGGCGACTGCTCCGGTCCCAAGAGCGCCCGCAACGTGCTGCTGCACCCCGAGGTGGATGCGGCCGTGTTCGAGACCGCGCGCGGCGGCATCCTGCGCGAGGGCCTGGGCTTCGACCGCTGCCAGGTGGCCGTGGTGACCAACATCGGCGCAGGCGACCACCTGGGCCTGAACTACATCACCACGGTGGACGACCTGGCCGTGCTCAAGCGCGTGATCGTGCAGAACGTGGCACCGGACGGCTATGCCGTGCTCAACGCGGCCGACCCCATCGTCGCGGCCATGGCCTCGTCCACGCCCGGCAAGGTGATCTACTTCGCCAGCGACCGCCACCACCCCGTGATGGCCACGCACCGCGCGCAGGGCCATCGGTCGGTGTACATGGATGGCGAGTCCATCGTCGCGGCCGAAGGCTCGTGGCGCGAGACCATCCACCTGCGCGACGTGCCCATCACGCGCAACGGCAAAATCGGCTTCCAGGTCGAGAACGTCATGGCATCGGTGGCCGCCGCCTGGGGCGCGGGCCTGCCATGGCAGACCATCCGCCGCGGGCTGTCGGGCTTCGTGAACGACAGCGACAACGCCCCCGGCCGCTTCAACGTGATGGATTTCAAGGGCGCCACGGTGATCGCCGACTACGGCCACAACCCGGACGCCATGCGCGCCCTGGTGGCCGCCGTCGATGCGCTGCCGGGCAACCGCCGCAGCGTGGTCATCAGCGGCGCGGGCGACCGGCGCGACGAGGACATCCGCGACCAGACGGTGATCCTGGGCGCGGCGTTCGACGACGTGATCCTCTACCAGGACGCGGCCCAGCGCGGCCGTGCCGACGGCGAGGTGATGGCGCTGCTGCGCGAGGGCCTGGCGGGCGCCTCGCGCACGAAGCACATCGAGGAGATCCGCGGCGAGTTCATCGCCATCGATTCGGCGCTGGACCGGCTGCAGCCGGGCGATCTGTGCCTCGTGCTGGTGGACCAGGTGGAAGAAGCCCTGGCGCACCTGGCCAAGCGTTGCGCGGAGGTGGCCGCATGA
- a CDS encoding cyanophycin synthetase: MATFNDIQLLRINYLRGPNIWTYRPVLEVWLDLGALEDHPSNALPGFNQRLTTWLPALIEHHCGVGERGGFLQRLEGGTWCGHVLEHIVIELLNLSGMPTGFGQTRSTSKRGVYRMVFRARDERVARVALEQGHQLIMAAINDTPFDVQAAVARVRTEVDDQYLGPSTACIVTAATDRGIPHIRLNDGNLVQLGYGASQRRIWTAESEFTSAIAEGIASDKDLTKSLLKSCGVPVPEGRVVNSPEEAWEAAQDIGLPVVVKPSDGNHGRGVTLDLRKQADIEAAYHVAYPEGSDVMVERFIPGDEHRVLVVGGKVVAAARGEVVSITGNGRSTVQELIDTQLNSDPRRGYEEEYPLELIHVDTNVAVQLELKRQDLSATAVPEAGREVVVQRNGNVAVDCTDEVHPEVAYIAALAAKVVGLDIAGIDLVARDISRPLQEQSGAIVEVNAGPGLLMHLKPAIGAPRPVGQAIAEHLFPAEENADGTIGRIPLVGVAGTRGTSTIARVVGWLMHLGGRHTGLACREGLFLDRRCVDTADSAHWEAAHRLLMNQMVQAAVIENDARTILRDGLAYDRCQVGVVTDMDGKDALAEFDVFEQDQMFKVLRTQIDVVLPGGAAVLNAAEPQVLELAPLSDGAVVLYAQDGTLPAIAEHRAKDSGRAVFVKAGRVVLATGSAEHGLGALADLTFGRNAVQPDPDTLLAIVATAWALDIAPDLIGAGIKTFEPELPCAATAR; the protein is encoded by the coding sequence ATGGCGACATTCAATGACATCCAACTGCTGCGCATCAACTACCTGCGCGGTCCCAACATCTGGACTTACCGTCCGGTGCTCGAAGTCTGGCTGGATCTCGGCGCGCTCGAAGACCACCCGTCCAATGCACTGCCGGGGTTCAACCAGCGCCTGACCACCTGGCTGCCGGCGCTCATCGAGCACCACTGCGGCGTGGGCGAGCGCGGCGGCTTCCTGCAGCGGCTGGAGGGCGGCACCTGGTGCGGCCACGTGCTGGAACACATCGTGATCGAGCTGCTCAACCTGTCGGGCATGCCCACGGGTTTCGGGCAGACGCGCAGCACCTCCAAGCGCGGCGTGTACCGCATGGTGTTCCGGGCGCGCGACGAGCGCGTGGCGCGCGTGGCGCTCGAGCAGGGCCACCAGCTCATCATGGCGGCCATCAACGACACCCCGTTCGACGTGCAGGCCGCCGTGGCGCGCGTGCGCACCGAGGTGGATGACCAGTACCTCGGCCCCAGCACCGCGTGCATCGTCACCGCCGCGACCGACCGCGGCATTCCGCACATCCGGCTGAACGACGGCAACCTGGTGCAGCTGGGCTACGGCGCATCGCAGCGCCGCATCTGGACCGCCGAGAGCGAGTTCACCAGCGCCATCGCCGAAGGCATCGCCAGCGACAAGGACCTCACAAAGAGCCTGCTCAAATCCTGCGGCGTGCCCGTGCCCGAGGGCCGTGTCGTCAACAGCCCCGAAGAAGCCTGGGAAGCCGCGCAGGACATCGGCCTGCCGGTCGTCGTCAAGCCCTCGGACGGCAACCATGGCCGCGGCGTGACGCTGGACCTGCGCAAGCAGGCCGACATCGAGGCGGCCTACCACGTGGCCTACCCCGAGGGCAGCGACGTGATGGTCGAGCGCTTCATCCCCGGCGACGAACACCGCGTACTCGTGGTGGGCGGCAAGGTCGTGGCCGCCGCGCGCGGCGAGGTGGTGAGCATCACCGGCAACGGCCGCTCCACCGTGCAGGAGCTGATCGACACGCAGCTCAACTCCGATCCGCGCCGCGGCTACGAAGAGGAATACCCGCTCGAACTGATCCACGTGGACACCAACGTGGCCGTGCAGCTCGAACTCAAGCGCCAGGACCTCAGCGCCACGGCCGTGCCCGAGGCCGGCCGCGAAGTCGTGGTGCAGCGCAATGGCAACGTGGCCGTGGACTGCACCGACGAAGTGCACCCCGAGGTGGCCTACATCGCTGCGCTGGCGGCCAAGGTCGTGGGCCTGGACATCGCCGGCATCGACCTGGTGGCGCGCGACATCAGCCGACCGCTGCAGGAGCAGAGCGGCGCCATCGTCGAGGTGAACGCCGGCCCCGGCCTGCTCATGCACCTGAAGCCCGCCATCGGCGCGCCGCGCCCCGTGGGCCAGGCGATTGCCGAGCACCTGTTCCCGGCCGAGGAAAACGCCGATGGCACCATCGGCCGCATTCCGCTGGTCGGCGTGGCCGGCACGCGCGGCACCAGCACCATCGCCCGCGTGGTGGGCTGGCTCATGCACCTGGGCGGGCGCCACACGGGCCTGGCCTGCCGCGAGGGCCTGTTCCTGGACCGCCGCTGCGTGGACACCGCCGACAGCGCCCACTGGGAAGCCGCGCACCGCCTGCTGATGAACCAGATGGTGCAGGCCGCCGTGATCGAGAACGACGCCCGCACCATCCTGCGCGACGGCCTGGCCTACGACCGCTGCCAGGTGGGCGTGGTGACCGACATGGACGGCAAGGACGCGCTGGCCGAGTTCGACGTGTTCGAGCAGGACCAGATGTTCAAGGTGCTGCGCACGCAGATCGACGTGGTGCTGCCCGGCGGCGCCGCCGTGCTGAACGCCGCCGAGCCACAGGTGCTGGAGCTGGCCCCGCTGTCGGACGGCGCCGTGGTGCTGTATGCCCAGGACGGAACGCTGCCCGCGATTGCGGAACACCGCGCCAAGGACAGTGGCCGTGCCGTCTTCGTGAAGGCGGGCCGCGTGGTGCTGGCGACGGGCTCGGCCGAGCATGGGCTGGGTGCGCTGGCCGACCTCACCTTCGGCCGCAACGCCGTGCAGCCCGACCCCGACACCCTGCTGGCCATCGTGGCGACGGCCTGGGCGCTGGACATCGCGCCCGACCTGATCGGCGCGGGCATCAAGACCTTCGAGCCCGAGCTGCCCTGCGCCGCCACGGCCCGCTGA
- a CDS encoding cyanophycin metabolism-associated ABC transporter, with protein sequence MQYQHPVDASSVLNGPDGAEWRARLAPHENVLAALRVDLSPALRFAPGLLLLTPQRLLSRTDGGAVQEWPLAAGMALRLSDHGGVGALELHDAERRLALWRFTLGSHPEALRLLQKFDQRLAALGMPHDATVESENPDEPRCEVCQTALPPDTEECPACARAPAPQTSTWVLLRLWRFARPYRKQLATGFGLTLASTAATLVPPYLTIPLMDDILIPFQNGQQIPVHLVALYLGGLLLSALLAWGLGWARTYILALVSERIGADLRTTTYEHLLRLSLDYFGGKRTGDLMARIGSETDRINVFLSLHALDFMTDVLMILMTAAILFSINPWLALVTLVPLPFIAWLIHNVRDRLRTGFEKIDRVWSEVTNVLADTIPGIRVVKAFAQEKREAQRFRDANQHNLEVNDRLNKTWSLFTPTVSLMTEIGLLIVWGFGIWLVAHSQITVGVLTAFIAYIGRFYTRLDSMSRIVSVTQKAAAGAKRIFDILDHVSNVPDPAQPVTMERVEGAIAMRNVGFRYGSRSVIKGLNLDIRPGEMIGLVGHSGSGKSTLVNLISRFYDVTEGSIQVDGVDVRRMRVADYRRHIGLVLQEPFLFFGTIAENIAYGKPEATRAEIVAAARAAHAHEFILRLPQGYDSLVGERGQGLSGGERQRISIARALLIDPRILILDEATSAVDTETEKEIQKALDNLVQGRTTIAIAHRLSTLRKADRLVVMDRGEVVEVGPHDALMEKQGAYWRLYEAQARRAEEDAEASGLVIDSALLHPAHPAGNS encoded by the coding sequence ATGCAATATCAACATCCTGTGGACGCCTCGAGTGTCTTGAATGGCCCCGACGGGGCCGAATGGCGAGCCAGGCTCGCCCCCCACGAAAACGTGCTGGCCGCGCTGCGGGTTGACCTGAGCCCGGCGCTGCGCTTTGCGCCCGGCCTGCTCTTGCTGACCCCCCAGCGCCTGCTGTCGCGCACCGATGGCGGCGCCGTGCAGGAATGGCCCCTGGCCGCCGGCATGGCCTTGCGCCTGTCGGACCACGGCGGCGTCGGTGCCCTGGAGCTGCACGACGCCGAGCGCCGCCTGGCGCTGTGGCGCTTCACCTTGGGGTCGCACCCCGAGGCCTTGCGCCTTCTGCAGAAATTCGACCAGCGGCTGGCCGCGCTCGGCATGCCGCACGATGCCACGGTCGAGTCCGAAAATCCCGACGAGCCCCGCTGCGAGGTCTGCCAGACCGCCCTGCCGCCCGATACCGAAGAATGCCCCGCCTGTGCCCGCGCGCCGGCCCCGCAGACCTCCACCTGGGTGCTGCTGCGCCTGTGGCGATTCGCCCGGCCCTATCGCAAGCAACTGGCGACCGGGTTCGGCCTGACGCTGGCCTCCACCGCGGCCACCCTGGTGCCGCCGTACCTCACGATTCCGCTGATGGATGACATCCTCATCCCCTTCCAGAACGGCCAGCAGATTCCGGTGCATCTCGTGGCGCTTTACCTGGGCGGCCTGCTGCTGTCGGCGCTGCTGGCATGGGGGCTGGGCTGGGCGCGCACGTACATTCTGGCGCTGGTGTCCGAGCGCATCGGCGCGGACCTGCGCACCACCACCTACGAGCACCTGCTGCGCCTGTCGCTGGACTACTTCGGCGGCAAGCGCACCGGCGACCTGATGGCGCGCATCGGCTCGGAGACCGACCGCATCAACGTCTTTCTGTCGCTGCACGCGCTCGACTTCATGACCGACGTGCTCATGATCCTGATGACGGCGGCCATCCTGTTTTCCATCAACCCGTGGCTGGCGCTGGTCACGCTGGTGCCGCTGCCGTTCATCGCCTGGCTGATCCACAACGTGCGCGACCGGCTGCGCACCGGCTTCGAGAAGATAGACCGCGTGTGGTCCGAGGTCACCAACGTGCTGGCCGACACCATTCCCGGCATCCGCGTGGTGAAGGCCTTCGCCCAGGAAAAGCGCGAGGCGCAGCGCTTTCGAGATGCCAACCAGCACAACCTGGAAGTGAACGACCGGCTCAACAAGACCTGGTCGCTGTTCACCCCCACCGTCTCGCTGATGACCGAGATCGGCCTGCTCATCGTCTGGGGCTTCGGCATCTGGCTGGTGGCGCACAGCCAGATCACCGTGGGGGTGCTGACGGCGTTCATCGCCTACATCGGGCGCTTCTACACGCGGCTCGATTCGATGAGCCGCATCGTCTCGGTCACGCAGAAGGCTGCGGCCGGCGCCAAGCGCATCTTCGACATCCTGGACCACGTGAGCAACGTGCCCGATCCGGCCCAGCCGGTGACGATGGAGCGCGTCGAGGGGGCCATCGCCATGCGCAACGTGGGCTTTCGCTACGGCAGCCGCTCGGTCATCAAGGGGTTGAATCTCGATATCCGGCCCGGCGAGATGATCGGGCTGGTGGGCCACAGCGGCTCGGGCAAAAGCACGCTCGTCAACCTGATCAGCCGCTTCTACGACGTGACCGAGGGCTCGATCCAGGTCGATGGCGTGGACGTGCGCCGGATGCGTGTGGCCGACTACCGCCGCCACATCGGGCTGGTGCTGCAGGAGCCGTTCCTGTTCTTCGGCACCATCGCCGAGAACATCGCCTACGGCAAGCCCGAGGCCACGCGCGCCGAGATCGTGGCGGCCGCGCGCGCCGCCCATGCGCACGAGTTCATCCTGCGGCTGCCCCAGGGCTACGACTCGCTGGTGGGCGAGCGCGGGCAGGGCCTGTCGGGCGGGGAGCGCCAGCGCATCAGCATCGCCCGCGCGCTGCTGATCGACCCGCGCATCCTGATCCTGGACGAGGCCACTTCGGCCGTGGACACCGAAACCGAAAAGGAAATCCAGAAGGCGCTCGATAACCTGGTGCAGGGCCGCACCACCATTGCCATCGCCCACCGCCTGTCCACGCTGCGCAAGGCCGACCGCCTGGTGGTGATGGACCGCGGCGAGGTGGTCGAGGTCGGCCCGCACGACGCCCTGATGGAAAAGCAGGGTGCCTATTGGCGCCTGTACGAAGCCCAGGCCCGCCGGGCCGAGGAAGACGCCGAGGCGTCGGGCCTCGTCATCGACAGCGCGTTGCTGCACCCCGCCCATCCGGCGGGCAACTCCTGA
- a CDS encoding cyanophycin metabolism-associated DUF1854 family protein: MTSSPVFNAASSVATVRLQRNAHGRLVLTLPDGTQHADVVPVRAFPIAAPAEGISLVGTDGHELQWIEHLDHLPAAARALVEEDLNAREFVPILQKLVSVSGFSTPSTWSVETDRGPAQLVLKAEEDIRRLGGRTTLLIASADGVQFRVPDVAALDKPSRRLLERFL, encoded by the coding sequence ATGACCTCTTCGCCAGTCTTCAACGCAGCCTCTTCGGTGGCGACCGTGCGCCTGCAGCGCAATGCGCACGGTCGCTTGGTGCTCACCCTGCCCGACGGCACCCAGCACGCCGACGTGGTGCCCGTGCGGGCCTTTCCCATCGCAGCGCCCGCCGAGGGCATCTCCCTGGTCGGAACGGACGGCCATGAACTGCAGTGGATCGAGCACCTCGACCACCTGCCCGCCGCCGCCCGGGCGCTGGTCGAGGAAGACCTCAATGCCCGCGAATTCGTGCCGATCCTGCAGAAGCTGGTCAGCGTGTCGGGGTTTTCCACCCCCAGCACCTGGTCGGTGGAGACGGACCGTGGCCCCGCGCAACTGGTGCTCAAGGCCGAGGAAGACATCCGCCGGCTGGGGGGACGCACCACCTTGCTCATCGCCTCGGCCGACGGCGTGCAGTTCCGCGTGCCCGATGTGGCGGCGCTGGACAAGCCCTCGCGCCGGCTGCTGGAGCGTTTTCTATAG
- a CDS encoding EF-hand domain-containing protein, with amino-acid sequence MNAPAAPLSPRSPGRAIATPARPSQATALRAIALFSLLAIGLAFSAVAATPPAAAASAPQAKASAPLSKGEIKAQKEFKMLDFNGDGKLSRSEVALFPRLANAFDDADTNHDGFVSYDEVQAFAVKYRAERDRARAEAAKTPASAAKP; translated from the coding sequence ATGAACGCCCCAGCCGCCCCCCTGTCGCCCCGCAGCCCTGGCCGCGCCATTGCCACGCCAGCCCGACCATCCCAGGCCACCGCCCTGCGTGCCATCGCGCTGTTTTCCCTGCTCGCCATCGGCCTGGCCTTCAGCGCCGTGGCCGCGACGCCCCCGGCCGCCGCGGCTTCCGCCCCTCAGGCCAAGGCGAGCGCGCCGCTGAGCAAGGGCGAAATCAAGGCGCAAAAGGAGTTCAAGATGCTGGACTTCAATGGCGACGGCAAGCTGAGCCGCTCGGAAGTGGCGCTGTTCCCCCGCCTGGCCAACGCTTTCGACGACGCCGACACCAACCACGACGGGTTCGTGTCCTATGACGAAGTGCAGGCGTTCGCCGTCAAGTACCGCGCCGAACGCGACCGCGCTCGGGCCGAAGCGGCGAAAACCCCGGCCAGCGCGGCTAAACCCTAG